The following are from one region of the Gryllotalpicola protaetiae genome:
- a CDS encoding DUF2004 domain-containing protein — protein sequence MSVEHDYFGIVDSTSSGGLYWDDTLEVGDQFVELVLSAEDEDLVSQNSLDLAAAMAQGLEAFDGLAREALVAQLSERQSATTTFIDRQVDSKGEDLQTLLDLMVDNSGDIAIDVLKSLQLLRVVIHPEHTEGDDPFATFDYAIDPDESDELLVVSFGADGDVIDVEDVTE from the coding sequence ATGTCTGTCGAGCACGACTACTTCGGCATCGTGGACTCCACGAGCTCCGGCGGCCTCTACTGGGACGACACCCTCGAGGTCGGCGACCAGTTCGTCGAGCTGGTCCTCTCCGCTGAAGACGAGGACCTGGTGAGCCAGAACTCGCTCGACCTCGCGGCCGCGATGGCGCAGGGGCTGGAGGCCTTCGACGGCCTCGCCCGCGAGGCGCTCGTCGCGCAGCTGTCCGAGCGGCAGTCGGCGACCACGACGTTCATCGACCGGCAGGTCGACAGCAAGGGCGAGGACCTGCAGACCCTGCTCGACCTCATGGTCGACAACTCGGGCGACATCGCGATCGACGTGCTGAAGTCGCTGCAGCTGCTGCGGGTCGTGATCCATCCCGAGCACACAGAGGGCGACGACCCGTTCGCGACCTTCGACTACGCGATCGACCCCGACGAGTCCGACGAGCTGCTCGTCGTCTCGTTCGGCGCCGACGGCGACGTGATCGATGTCGAGGATGTGACGGAGTAG
- the ftsY gene encoding signal recognition particle-docking protein FtsY yields the protein MAEARSWSFGGALRNLFTGQQKRVIDEDTWDELEVALIGADFGPDITESVIDELKEKVARYRTEDYADLQRMLREGLEERLSKFDTTLKLTERPAVVLVVGVNGVGKTTTIGKFAKFLTNYGRTVVVGAADTFRAAAVEQLGTWAERAGVQIVKPQQQGQDPASVAYQTIDFAKQNGVEIVIIDTAGRLHTKGGLMDELGKIKRVVEKQAPIAEVLLVLDATTGQNGLMQAQAFLESAGVTGLVLTKLDGSAKGGFVLAVQEKTGLPIKLVGQGEGIGDLTGFTPHVFAQQLVG from the coding sequence ATGGCAGAAGCTCGCTCGTGGTCGTTCGGCGGCGCACTCCGCAACCTGTTCACCGGGCAGCAGAAGCGTGTCATCGACGAGGACACGTGGGACGAGCTCGAGGTGGCGCTCATCGGCGCCGACTTCGGCCCCGACATCACCGAGAGCGTGATCGACGAGCTCAAAGAGAAGGTCGCCAGATATCGCACCGAGGACTATGCCGATCTGCAGCGGATGCTGCGGGAGGGCCTCGAAGAGCGGCTGTCGAAGTTCGACACGACCCTCAAGCTCACCGAGCGGCCCGCAGTGGTCCTCGTCGTCGGCGTCAACGGCGTCGGCAAGACCACCACGATCGGCAAGTTCGCGAAGTTCCTCACCAACTACGGGCGGACGGTCGTCGTCGGAGCAGCCGACACCTTCCGCGCCGCAGCCGTCGAGCAGCTCGGCACCTGGGCCGAGCGGGCAGGCGTGCAGATCGTCAAACCGCAGCAGCAGGGTCAGGACCCGGCATCCGTCGCCTACCAGACGATCGACTTCGCCAAGCAGAACGGAGTCGAGATCGTGATCATCGACACGGCCGGCCGCCTGCACACCAAGGGCGGCCTCATGGACGAGCTGGGCAAGATCAAGCGCGTCGTCGAGAAGCAGGCGCCGATAGCCGAGGTGCTGCTCGTGCTCGACGCGACCACGGGGCAGAACGGCCTGATGCAGGCGCAGGCGTTCCTCGAGAGCGCGGGCGTCACGGGTCTCGTCCTGACGAAGCTCGACGGCTCGGCGAAGGGCGGTTTCGTCCTCGCCGTGCAGGAGAAGACGGGCTTGCCGATCAAGCTCGTCGGCCAGGGCGAGGGCATCGGCGATCTGACCGGCTTCACCCCTCACGTGTTCGCGCAGCAGTTGGTGGGGTGA
- the smc gene encoding chromosome segregation protein SMC, whose amino-acid sequence MHLKSLTLKGFKSFAQPTTFAFEPGVTCVVGPNGSGKSNVVDALAWVMGEQGAKTLRGGKMEDVIFAGTATRGPLGRAEVLLTIDNSDGALPIEYTEVTISRTLFRNGGSEYAINGESCRLLDVQELLSDSGLGREMHVIVGQGQLDQVLHATADERRGFIEEAAGILKHRRRKEKTLRKLEAMQTNLTRLSDLAGEIRRQLKPLGKQAEVARQAQTVAAVVRDARARLLADEVVTLRSQLENYGRDEQARHSERIVLQEQLEQKRLRIGRIEAAMIGDAVDRARSVAHGLESVQQRLRGLDTLATQKIALLSAEVQAPEAVPGVTQAAVDEARAEAETLRGAVTDAEVALVSSQDATRRTRARLDAIDEEVAAQAELISKHDLELTKLAGQADAAAQRLAALRGEVLRQQNQFDAAAQRRTAAEEALADSEGDSPLGPDAQGELAEAYELAQASVFEAEAEIERLRDELRTLESERDALSGQAKALSRALEARDGSAALIAAGLPGVKARVADTIKVEPGFETAIAAALGSLADAVVVTGRDEAIAAAQHAEAEDLGAVELVLEGKAKGVVVSAVANLPKGARVAADLLREATVSLRELLQQTIVVDDFEAARSLWPSFAGTDTVIVARTGEVLSRYTLRGGSGEGAGRIELLAERDAARARLEELESAIARAQTGHDEQRETLQAAKQSSAAALTQLRAYDAQLAEYAEKSSRLGAQLEAASAESERIARSITESQAKAAEAEQASAAAKRAHETHASKPRPILDVSERDTVYAEVERAREAEVQARLTVETARERVRAQLQRAEQLAQRQRAERAAAEEAARRAVIRRHQLDAAQAVAADLPAVLESIDRSLAQARVELANAERERASQNEELAGLRREESALRERLQSVSENVHGLELQIYEKKLHLSSLLERAGSELGLVEDVLIAEYGPEVEIPAEEEGGEPRAFDRAEQQRRLDKAQRSLDQLGRVNPLALEEFAALEQRHQFLTEQLTDLQNTRRDLMTIIEELDGTMQTVFQAAFDDTKNAFAEVFPILFPGGAGSIQLTDPENLLATGIEVAVRPAGKKIERLSLLSGGERSLAAVAFLVAIFKARPSPFYIMDEVEAALDDANLGRLLTVFEELRAESQLIVITHQKRTMEIADALYGVSMRQDGVSAVVGQRVGTAA is encoded by the coding sequence TTGCACTTGAAGAGCCTGACCCTCAAGGGGTTCAAGTCCTTCGCGCAGCCGACCACTTTCGCCTTCGAGCCCGGCGTGACCTGCGTGGTCGGCCCGAACGGCTCCGGCAAGTCCAACGTCGTCGACGCGCTCGCGTGGGTGATGGGGGAGCAGGGCGCCAAGACCCTGCGCGGCGGGAAGATGGAGGACGTCATCTTCGCCGGGACGGCGACGCGCGGGCCGCTCGGCCGTGCGGAGGTTCTGCTCACCATCGACAACAGCGACGGCGCGCTGCCGATCGAGTACACCGAGGTCACCATCTCGCGCACCCTGTTCCGCAACGGCGGCAGCGAGTACGCGATCAACGGCGAGTCGTGCCGCCTGCTCGACGTGCAGGAGCTGCTGTCGGACTCAGGCCTCGGCCGCGAGATGCACGTCATCGTGGGCCAGGGCCAGCTCGACCAGGTGCTGCACGCGACCGCCGACGAGCGCCGCGGCTTCATCGAAGAGGCCGCGGGCATCTTGAAGCACCGGCGCCGCAAAGAGAAGACGCTGCGCAAGCTCGAGGCGATGCAGACGAACCTCACGCGCCTGTCCGACCTCGCCGGCGAGATCAGGCGGCAGCTCAAGCCGCTCGGCAAGCAGGCGGAGGTCGCGCGTCAGGCGCAGACGGTCGCCGCCGTCGTGCGGGATGCCCGGGCGCGGCTGCTCGCCGACGAGGTCGTGACGCTGCGGTCGCAGCTCGAGAACTACGGCCGTGACGAGCAGGCACGGCACTCCGAGCGCATCGTGCTGCAGGAGCAGCTCGAGCAGAAGCGGCTGCGCATCGGCCGCATCGAGGCGGCCATGATCGGCGATGCGGTCGACCGGGCGCGCTCGGTCGCACACGGGCTCGAGTCCGTGCAGCAGCGGCTGCGCGGCCTCGACACGCTCGCGACGCAGAAGATCGCACTGCTGTCGGCGGAGGTGCAGGCGCCCGAGGCGGTTCCGGGCGTCACGCAGGCGGCGGTCGACGAGGCGCGCGCAGAGGCGGAGACGTTGCGCGGCGCTGTGACGGATGCCGAGGTGGCCCTCGTCTCTTCCCAGGACGCGACGCGTCGCACCCGCGCGCGGCTCGACGCCATCGATGAAGAGGTCGCGGCGCAGGCTGAGCTGATCTCGAAGCACGATCTCGAATTGACCAAATTGGCGGGCCAGGCGGATGCGGCAGCCCAGCGTCTCGCCGCGCTGCGCGGCGAGGTCCTGCGGCAGCAGAACCAGTTCGATGCCGCCGCGCAGCGGCGCACGGCCGCGGAGGAGGCACTCGCGGACAGCGAGGGCGACTCGCCGCTCGGGCCGGACGCGCAGGGAGAGCTCGCTGAGGCGTACGAGCTTGCCCAGGCATCCGTCTTCGAGGCGGAGGCGGAGATCGAGCGTCTGCGCGATGAACTGCGCACCCTCGAGAGCGAGCGCGACGCGCTGTCGGGGCAGGCGAAGGCGCTGAGCCGGGCGCTCGAGGCGCGCGACGGCTCGGCGGCGCTGATCGCCGCCGGCCTGCCCGGCGTCAAGGCGCGTGTGGCCGACACGATCAAAGTCGAGCCCGGGTTCGAGACGGCGATCGCCGCCGCGCTGGGCTCTCTGGCGGATGCGGTGGTCGTCACGGGCCGCGACGAGGCCATCGCAGCGGCCCAGCATGCGGAGGCCGAAGACCTGGGCGCCGTCGAGCTTGTGCTCGAGGGCAAAGCCAAGGGCGTGGTGGTGAGTGCGGTCGCCAACTTGCCGAAGGGCGCGCGCGTCGCTGCGGACCTGCTGCGCGAGGCTACCGTGAGCCTGCGCGAGCTGCTGCAGCAGACGATCGTCGTCGACGACTTCGAGGCTGCGCGCTCGCTGTGGCCCTCCTTCGCTGGGACCGACACTGTCATCGTGGCCCGCACCGGTGAGGTGCTCTCGCGCTACACGCTTCGCGGCGGCTCCGGCGAGGGCGCGGGGCGCATCGAGCTGCTCGCGGAACGCGACGCGGCACGGGCGCGGCTCGAGGAGCTCGAGTCGGCGATCGCCCGGGCTCAGACCGGGCACGACGAGCAGCGCGAGACGCTGCAGGCGGCCAAGCAGTCGTCGGCTGCGGCGCTCACGCAGCTGCGCGCCTATGACGCGCAGCTCGCCGAGTACGCAGAGAAGTCCAGCCGCCTGGGCGCCCAGCTCGAGGCCGCGAGTGCCGAGTCGGAGCGCATCGCCCGCAGCATCACCGAGTCGCAGGCGAAGGCGGCCGAGGCCGAGCAGGCCTCCGCCGCTGCGAAGCGCGCCCACGAGACGCACGCGTCGAAGCCGCGCCCGATCCTCGACGTGAGCGAGCGCGACACGGTCTATGCCGAGGTCGAGAGGGCACGCGAGGCCGAGGTGCAGGCGCGGCTCACGGTCGAGACCGCGCGCGAGCGCGTCCGCGCGCAGCTGCAGCGGGCCGAGCAGCTCGCGCAGCGGCAGCGCGCTGAACGCGCCGCCGCGGAGGAGGCGGCGCGGCGCGCCGTCATCCGTCGCCATCAACTGGATGCCGCGCAAGCCGTCGCCGCCGACCTGCCCGCCGTCCTCGAGTCGATCGACCGCTCACTCGCGCAGGCGCGCGTCGAGCTCGCCAATGCCGAGCGCGAGCGCGCGAGCCAGAACGAGGAGCTGGCGGGGCTGCGCCGTGAGGAATCCGCGCTGCGCGAGCGGCTGCAGTCGGTGAGCGAGAACGTGCACGGGCTCGAGCTGCAGATCTACGAGAAGAAGCTGCACCTCTCAAGCCTGCTCGAGCGTGCGGGCAGCGAGCTGGGCCTCGTCGAAGACGTGCTGATCGCCGAGTACGGCCCAGAAGTCGAGATTCCGGCCGAGGAAGAGGGCGGGGAGCCGCGAGCTTTCGACCGCGCCGAGCAGCAGCGGCGCCTCGACAAGGCGCAGCGCTCGCTCGACCAGCTCGGCCGCGTGAATCCGCTCGCCCTCGAGGAGTTCGCGGCGCTCGAGCAGCGCCATCAGTTCCTCACCGAGCAGCTCACCGATCTGCAGAACACCCGCCGCGACCTGATGACGATCATCGAAGAGCTCGACGGAACGATGCAGACGGTGTTCCAGGCTGCGTTCGACGACACGAAGAACGCGTTCGCCGAGGTGTTCCCGATCCTGTTCCCAGGCGGCGCCGGCAGCATCCAGCTCACCGACCCCGAGAACCTGCTCGCGACCGGCATCGAGGTCGCGGTGCGGCCGGCGGGCAAGAAGATCGAGCGGCTCTCGCTGCTCTCCGGCGGCGAGCGGTCACTCGCGGCTGTCGCGTTCCTCGTCGCGATCTTCAAGGCCCGACCCAGCCCGTTCTACATCATGGACGAGGTCGAGGCGGCCCTCGACGACGCGAACCTCGGCCGCCTGCTCACGGTGTTCGAAGAGCTGCGTGCAGAGAGCCAGCTCATCGTCATCACGCACCAGAAGCGCACGATGGAGATCGCGGATGCCCTGTACGGCGTCTCGATGCGCCAGGACGGCGTGAGCGCCGTCGTCGGCCAGCGGGTCGGCACCGCCGCGTAA
- a CDS encoding GNAT family N-acetyltransferase, producing the protein MATDAGIERLVVPESPGGEGWDDFVQLTEVRNACRRVDGGHQRDTSPEFLLGGWHEAGQTEPETVVARRDGTVVSFAEYHREEPEVAPVGWFELFVLPEHRRRGIGARLYDEIERLAADDGRTTLIADFSSPPREGPVVAASNGAGGVPADDPGARFALARGYALG; encoded by the coding sequence GTGGCGACGGATGCCGGGATCGAACGCCTCGTCGTGCCGGAATCGCCCGGCGGCGAAGGCTGGGACGACTTCGTGCAGCTCACCGAGGTGCGCAACGCCTGTCGCCGCGTCGACGGCGGGCACCAGCGCGACACGTCGCCCGAGTTCCTGCTCGGCGGCTGGCACGAGGCCGGGCAGACCGAGCCGGAGACGGTCGTCGCGCGGCGCGACGGCACCGTCGTCAGCTTCGCCGAGTACCACCGCGAAGAGCCGGAGGTCGCGCCCGTCGGCTGGTTCGAGCTGTTCGTCCTGCCCGAGCATCGACGGCGCGGCATCGGCGCCCGCCTGTACGACGAGATCGAGCGGCTCGCGGCCGATGACGGCCGCACGACGCTCATCGCCGACTTCTCGAGCCCGCCCCGCGAGGGCCCGGTCGTCGCCGCATCGAACGGCGCAGGCGGCGTGCCCGCCGACGACCCCGGCGCGCGCTTTGCGCTCGCCCGCGGCTACGCGCTCGGCTAG